A single window of Moorena sp. SIOASIH DNA harbors:
- a CDS encoding P-loop NTPase fold protein, with product MVLYLPRFYKACNPSKPLSMGDVNERKYYIDFSPVRGNKIIESLKRTITLISPDEPTCQLFTGHIGCGKSTELLRLKAELEQQKFHVVYFESSQDLDMADVDLSDILLSIAGQVSESLEKININIKPGYFVNLFTEITDFLRTPIELGAEAELSVGIGKITAKTKESPKLRRRLREYLEPRTSGILDSINEELLRPATTTLKKKGKAGLVVIVDNLDRVDIRPLPSGRSQPEYLFIDRGEQLRRLNCHIVYTIPLALTFSNECETLKNRLGGGLTPKILPMVPVKLRTGEEFPDGMALLREMVLVRAFPNQTPEQRFALLPEVFDNIETLNRLCRISGGHVRNLLGLLFDCLRQENPPIPSECLENVILERRDYLLSSITDEEWELLFQVVQQQKVRGDTEYQTLLRSMFVFEYRDRDGNWFGINPALEEAPQFKSWLKQNHQQTLPNTTIVH from the coding sequence ATGGTATTATATCTGCCAAGATTCTACAAAGCTTGTAATCCCAGCAAGCCCCTGAGCATGGGAGATGTCAATGAGCGCAAATACTATATTGATTTTTCCCCAGTTAGAGGAAATAAAATTATTGAGTCCCTCAAGCGAACCATCACCCTAATTTCTCCAGATGAGCCGACTTGTCAGCTGTTTACAGGGCATATTGGCTGTGGTAAATCCACAGAATTACTTAGACTAAAAGCTGAGTTAGAGCAACAGAAATTTCATGTGGTTTATTTTGAGTCGTCTCAAGATTTAGACATGGCTGATGTTGATCTAAGCGATATTTTGCTGAGTATAGCTGGTCAAGTCAGTGAAAGTCTGGAGAAAATTAATATTAATATAAAACCAGGTTATTTTGTCAATCTTTTTACAGAAATTACCGATTTTTTGCGCACACCGATTGAATTGGGTGCTGAAGCAGAATTGTCGGTAGGCATTGGCAAAATAACGGCTAAAACTAAAGAAAGTCCTAAGCTGCGGCGTCGATTGCGGGAATACCTGGAACCTCGCACTAGTGGAATCTTAGACTCGATTAATGAAGAACTACTAAGACCTGCTACCACTACCCTGAAGAAAAAGGGCAAGGCGGGACTAGTGGTGATTGTGGATAATCTGGATCGGGTGGATATTCGCCCCTTACCCTCTGGGCGATCGCAACCAGAATACTTATTCATTGACCGGGGTGAGCAGTTACGGCGACTCAATTGCCATATTGTTTACACAATTCCCTTGGCGTTAACTTTCTCCAATGAGTGCGAAACTCTGAAGAATCGCTTAGGTGGTGGACTCACTCCTAAAATATTACCCATGGTACCAGTCAAACTGCGCACAGGTGAGGAGTTTCCCGATGGCATGGCACTGCTGCGAGAAATGGTGCTGGTTAGAGCTTTCCCCAATCAAACTCCTGAGCAACGATTTGCTTTGCTCCCGGAGGTATTTGATAATATAGAAACTTTAAACCGCCTGTGCCGAATTAGTGGTGGTCATGTGCGTAACTTGCTAGGATTATTGTTTGATTGTCTCAGGCAAGAAAACCCACCGATTCCGAGCGAGTGTTTAGAAAATGTGATTCTCGAACGGCGGGATTATCTGCTCTCATCAATTACTGATGAGGAGTGGGAATTACTGTTTCAGGTGGTGCAACAGCAGAAAGTCAGGGGTGATACGGAATACCAAACTCTATTGCGCAGTATGTTTGTCTTTGAATACCGCGATCGCGATGGAAATTGGTTTGGTATAAATCCAGCATTAGAAGAGGCACCGCAGTTTAAGTCATGGTTGAAACAAAATCACCAGCAGACGCTGCCCAATACAACGATAGTACATTAA
- a CDS encoding HNH endonuclease, with protein MPIPKQLYQQLRKRAVFQCEYCHYPEILSNAPLSVDHLWPRSLGGTDRLDNLALACRRCNERRYNFTTGIDPDTGNEVPLFNPRLQSWSDHFIWTADGLRIIGTSPTGRATCARLDLNDERRTEKFIVKSRQLWVKGGLHPPPEDPQQSV; from the coding sequence ATGCCCATTCCTAAACAGCTCTACCAGCAGCTCAGAAAACGGGCAGTATTTCAATGTGAATATTGTCACTATCCCGAAATTCTAAGCAACGCACCCCTTTCGGTCGATCATCTTTGGCCAAGATCATTGGGGGGAACTGATCGTCTAGATAATCTTGCCTTAGCCTGCCGTCGCTGCAACGAAAGGCGCTACAACTTCACAACCGGAATTGATCCCGATACCGGAAACGAAGTCCCCTTGTTCAACCCTCGTTTACAGTCATGGTCTGATCATTTCATCTGGACAGCTGATGGTCTGCGCATTATAGGCACCAGCCCAACAGGACGAGCAACCTGCGCTCGACTGGATCTCAACGACGAGCGTCGCACTGAAAAATTCATCGTGAAATCTCGACAACTTTGGGTCAAAGGGGGGTTACATCCTCCCCCAGAGGATCCACAGCAATCTGTGTGA
- a CDS encoding NF038122 family metalloprotease produces MKNRQLMMSLSLASAAVIGGNAPAQAIDFDFSYQPGTTLEQMLAFEMAGEIWSYYLTDDVTVKIHVEMTDGLPSNILGGALPGLQKNKNYKTFRKKLKSDRTSEDDYIAYDSLQEHQYSDGNTRYHGVFESGEGWYNKNIALTNANAKAIKYHSNNSLLDGYIVMNDTFNWSYDYQRNAPTPSDAVDFLSVAMHEIGHIFGFVSGVDSTILADNDASYEMNLERLMRTTALDMYRYTNWSANINRIDMAYGVNALFSIDGGDTARAEFSEGKDPHLGFGGDGYQASHWDGQGNDLGVMKPALGWAERSDISPLDLEAFDVIGWDLNSVVFGSDDRPSESNMTLNLNNLVNNAKNTLADEIGDYLNDPNVDASSIDWYIANDNETAGSWLDEDRIQDVIDMYESGYGGGSGGGSGGGGSGGGSGSSGGGGNGNDSGQVLGHVLEQGFFSDFNWSTFNPDQGVAQVPDPGATSGLIGLGLFGIGGLFKGRSR; encoded by the coding sequence ATGAAGAATCGCCAATTAATGATGTCCTTGTCCCTGGCATCTGCAGCAGTAATTGGTGGTAACGCCCCAGCTCAAGCCATAGACTTCGACTTCAGCTATCAACCAGGAACTACCCTCGAACAAATGCTCGCGTTTGAAATGGCTGGTGAGATTTGGTCTTACTATTTAACCGATGATGTCACCGTCAAAATTCACGTTGAGATGACCGACGGCTTGCCCTCTAACATCCTCGGTGGGGCACTCCCTGGTCTGCAAAAGAATAAAAACTACAAAACATTTCGGAAGAAGCTGAAGTCTGATAGAACATCGGAAGATGATTATATTGCTTATGATAGTCTGCAAGAACATCAGTATAGTGATGGCAATACTCGCTATCATGGGGTGTTTGAAAGCGGAGAAGGGTGGTACAACAAAAACATTGCTCTGACCAATGCCAATGCCAAAGCCATAAAATACCACAGCAATAACTCCCTGCTCGATGGCTATATCGTCATGAATGATACCTTCAATTGGAGCTATGATTACCAGCGTAATGCCCCAACCCCATCAGACGCCGTAGACTTCCTGAGTGTGGCCATGCATGAAATTGGTCATATCTTCGGCTTCGTCAGTGGGGTCGATTCGACCATACTCGCGGATAATGACGCTAGTTATGAGATGAACCTTGAGCGTCTGATGCGTACTACCGCCCTGGATATGTACCGCTATACTAACTGGAGCGCAAATATTAACAGGATTGATATGGCCTATGGTGTCAACGCCTTATTTTCCATTGATGGGGGTGATACAGCTCGGGCAGAGTTTTCTGAAGGCAAGGATCCCCATTTAGGATTCGGAGGTGATGGGTATCAAGCCAGCCACTGGGACGGTCAGGGCAATGATTTGGGCGTTATGAAGCCAGCCCTAGGTTGGGCAGAGAGGTCCGATATCTCACCACTAGATTTGGAAGCCTTTGATGTGATTGGCTGGGACCTTAACTCCGTTGTGTTCGGCTCAGATGACCGTCCCAGTGAATCAAATATGACCCTAAATCTGAATAACTTGGTCAACAACGCCAAGAATACCTTAGCCGACGAAATCGGTGACTATTTGAATGATCCTAACGTCGATGCCTCATCCATCGACTGGTATATCGCCAATGATAACGAAACAGCAGGCTCCTGGCTAGATGAAGACCGCATCCAGGATGTGATCGACATGTACGAATCGGGCTATGGTGGCGGTAGTGGCGGTGGCAGTGGCGGTGGTGGCAGTGGTGGCGGCAGTGGCAGTAGTGGTGGTGGTGGCAATGGCAATGACAGTGGGCAAGTATTAGGCCACGTGCTAGAACAGGGTTTTTTTTCGGATTTCAATTGGTCAACCTTCAATCCTGACCAGGGAGTGGCTCAGGTGCCAGACCCAGGGGCGACCAGTGGCTTAATTGGCTTAGGTCTGTTCGGCATTGGTGGTTTGTTCAAGGGTCGTAGCAGGTAG
- a CDS encoding FAD-dependent oxidoreductase, translating into MLETVFNLPLQQRQNIAIIGAGAMGVSTACILARLGIAKVSVFEAESKVFNKNGASLNNTGILHHFVYGAHKKTLEHFFKQSILFKKLMPEYVFGDSYVNYLVPNEIGNTAINQEGITFKDVAASLVEIYQQHLKKYQNENIFGKPEYLVNILDKEAIKPLIGNFDPAKQDIAGAVKVRQFVLNIAEYVCHMINLFNSLVRENFFDIHYNNEVRNIAINSQNFELNINHNNQLYFDTIVNAGYAKGLGIPIPELKFEQYIEGNLVKLKVYGLYKIPSDLKKQFPEIDKSFSSTMLIRGQYGGIIKVGYDHLAIFSGREYNQAELDFPLAETPKNIPKEWLDNLEKITGRTEAEMLSTIKQDISRWIPWAKGLENIKLKKAVQVYPGRKTTDEVDAAKRDDNPIRYLYHHKNGGKYIHIPGFKLTSIPYNAFQVVLEILSTYVCQGILTQEQVDKHIIIDQNQHIILSPEMESALGKNLSQLAVSEREKIIDEWGIY; encoded by the coding sequence ATGCTAGAAACTGTATTTAATCTACCACTTCAGCAAAGACAAAATATAGCCATTATTGGAGCCGGTGCTATGGGAGTATCAACAGCATGTATTTTAGCTAGATTAGGTATCGCTAAAGTATCGGTTTTTGAAGCTGAATCCAAAGTTTTTAATAAAAATGGAGCTTCTCTCAATAATACAGGTATTTTGCATCATTTTGTTTATGGTGCACATAAAAAGACACTGGAACATTTCTTCAAACAAAGTATTTTATTTAAAAAATTAATGCCTGAGTATGTTTTTGGAGATAGCTATGTTAATTATTTAGTACCCAATGAAATAGGAAACACTGCTATTAACCAAGAAGGGATAACTTTTAAAGATGTTGCTGCTTCTCTGGTTGAGATTTATCAGCAACATTTAAAAAAATATCAGAATGAAAATATTTTTGGTAAGCCAGAATACTTAGTAAATATACTAGATAAAGAAGCCATCAAACCCTTAATTGGAAATTTCGATCCGGCCAAACAGGACATCGCTGGTGCAGTCAAAGTTAGGCAATTTGTCTTAAATATTGCCGAATATGTTTGTCACATGATAAATCTGTTTAATTCTCTTGTTAGAGAAAATTTTTTTGACATTCACTACAATAATGAAGTACGTAATATTGCCATCAATAGTCAAAACTTCGAGTTAAATATAAACCACAATAATCAACTTTATTTCGATACGATAGTTAATGCTGGTTATGCCAAGGGTTTGGGCATTCCGATTCCAGAACTAAAATTTGAGCAATATATCGAAGGAAATCTAGTAAAGCTAAAAGTTTATGGACTATACAAGATTCCCTCAGACTTGAAAAAACAGTTTCCAGAAATCGACAAAAGTTTTTCTAGTACTATGCTCATTCGAGGTCAATATGGTGGAATAATTAAAGTCGGATACGATCATCTGGCAATTTTTTCTGGTCGAGAATATAACCAGGCAGAATTAGATTTTCCCTTGGCTGAAACTCCGAAAAATATTCCTAAGGAATGGTTGGATAATTTGGAAAAAATAACTGGTAGAACGGAAGCAGAAATGTTGAGCACAATTAAGCAGGATATTTCTCGGTGGATTCCTTGGGCTAAGGGATTGGAAAATATTAAGCTCAAAAAAGCAGTTCAAGTTTATCCTGGTAGAAAAACTACCGATGAGGTAGATGCTGCCAAACGGGATGATAATCCTATTCGTTATCTATATCACCATAAAAATGGGGGTAAATATATTCATATTCCTGGGTTTAAATTAACTTCTATTCCTTACAATGCATTTCAGGTTGTTCTCGAAATACTCTCAACTTATGTATGCCAGGGTATTCTTACCCAAGAGCAAGTAGATAAGCACATAATTATTGACCAAAATCAGCACATAATTCTCTCCCCTGAAATGGAATCTGCTCTTGGTAAAAATCTATCTCAATTGGCGGTTTCTGAAAGAGAAAAAATTATTGATGAGTGGGGTATTTACTAG
- a CDS encoding DNA double-strand break repair nuclease NurA — protein MLDLAKLAGQIPGISNHLRLEAVASRQRLERAEQLLAKAKTQQESLVKSHQQWRDRMIFTAATPVEALDTCVDISIPPESHSVFATDGSQISPSHHEILYCYVINVGRVMLHYGQSLYPLLDSVPEVFYRPEDLYISRQWGIRTEEWMGHRRTISEVSMLAEMACRWVNPPAPHRDTPNLAIVDGSLIYWFLDGMPGEARDRILPPILTAWEQLRSVNVPLIGYLSASRSVEMVNFLRLPACPYETPKCITQCGNLTDKLPCQVIDPLRDTTLWASFLQPGQRSPLFQSSARILDLYDHHRIYFCYVHVGTEIARIEMPEWVAQNSALLNQALSLMLGQVYKGYGYPIAVSEAHNQAVIKAGDRNRFFALLEQQMIRAGVKNVGISYKEARKRGSIS, from the coding sequence ATGCTTGATCTGGCAAAACTGGCAGGACAAATCCCTGGTATTAGTAATCACCTGAGACTAGAGGCGGTGGCGTCTCGCCAACGCTTAGAACGGGCTGAACAATTACTGGCAAAGGCTAAAACACAACAAGAGAGTTTGGTCAAGTCTCATCAGCAATGGCGCGATCGCATGATTTTCACGGCGGCAACACCTGTAGAAGCTCTGGATACTTGTGTTGATATCAGTATTCCCCCAGAAAGCCATAGTGTTTTCGCCACCGATGGGTCTCAAATTTCCCCCTCTCACCACGAAATCCTCTACTGTTATGTGATTAATGTGGGTCGGGTAATGTTGCACTATGGACAAAGTCTCTACCCTCTGTTAGATAGTGTGCCCGAAGTGTTCTACCGACCGGAAGACTTATATATTTCTCGTCAGTGGGGGATTCGCACGGAGGAGTGGATGGGACATCGACGCACCATTTCCGAGGTATCGATGTTAGCAGAAATGGCTTGCCGTTGGGTGAATCCACCAGCCCCCCACAGGGATACCCCCAATCTAGCGATAGTAGATGGTTCCCTAATTTACTGGTTTCTAGATGGGATGCCAGGGGAAGCACGCGATCGCATACTGCCTCCGATTCTAACAGCTTGGGAGCAGTTGCGTTCTGTTAATGTACCCCTGATTGGTTACCTGAGTGCTTCTCGTAGTGTAGAAATGGTTAATTTCCTCAGATTACCAGCTTGTCCCTATGAAACACCAAAATGTATCACCCAATGTGGTAATCTCACGGACAAGTTGCCCTGTCAGGTGATAGACCCCTTGCGGGATACCACTCTGTGGGCAAGTTTCTTGCAACCAGGACAGCGTAGCCCTCTATTTCAGAGTTCCGCACGGATTCTGGATTTATACGACCATCACCGGATCTATTTCTGTTATGTCCATGTGGGTACAGAAATTGCTCGTATCGAGATGCCAGAATGGGTAGCCCAGAATTCAGCCTTGCTCAATCAAGCCTTGAGTTTAATGCTGGGGCAGGTATATAAAGGATATGGTTATCCCATTGCTGTGTCTGAAGCTCATAATCAGGCCGTGATTAAGGCCGGTGACCGGAATCGCTTCTTTGCTTTGCTTGAACAACAAATGATTCGGGCAGGTGTCAAGAATGTGGGAATATCCTATAAGGAGGCTCGTAAACGGGGTAGTATTAGTTGA
- the xseB gene encoding exodeoxyribonuclease VII small subunit, which produces METQPDSNLTDSNLSKIPSGETWNYEATVAKVETIIRQIETGELELAEVFDQFATAVEYLHQCEDFLAERQQKMDLLIETLTNDSDF; this is translated from the coding sequence ATGGAAACTCAACCTGATTCAAACCTAACTGATTCAAACCTAAGTAAAATCCCTTCTGGAGAAACCTGGAACTATGAAGCGACGGTGGCTAAAGTTGAAACTATTATTAGGCAAATAGAAACGGGAGAACTAGAACTAGCAGAGGTGTTTGATCAGTTCGCTACTGCTGTCGAATATCTCCATCAATGTGAAGATTTTCTGGCCGAGCGACAGCAAAAGATGGATTTGTTGATTGAGACGCTGACTAATGATTCTGATTTTTAA
- a CDS encoding GTP-binding protein has translation MTEFWPESDSVNSLDLDQDLDSAISGFEQIQAELNYKQAQDSLKDLVANLDLSRREKAGLDAQIQDLGNLLQKLENTCIQIAAFGMVGRGKSSVLNALVGQPVFETGALHGVTQNAQTANWQPPSQTPSQTSSKETHSPTHSQQDILQVALPSIGNSQIQLIDTPGIDEVDGETREALALEVAKQADLLLFIIAGDMTKVEYQALSQLRASGKPMLLVFNKIDQYPDADRIAIYSKIRDERVKQLLSPAEIVMVAASPLVSVAVRSPNGKIQVKRRRGKPQIEDLKLKILEILHREGKSLVALNTMLYADELNENLVNRKMKIRDDSANQIIWKAVITKAFVIALNPVTVVDLLTATVVDVVMILTLSRLYGIPMTEQGAIQLLQKIAMSMGGIGASELLANLGLSSLKSILGISAPVTGGVSLAPYMSVAITQASVAGVSGYGIGQITKTYLANGASWGDDGPKAVVRRILSSLDETSILHRIKGELRARLTKVEG, from the coding sequence TTGACCGAATTCTGGCCTGAGTCTGACTCTGTTAACTCTCTAGATCTTGATCAGGATTTAGATAGCGCAATTTCAGGTTTTGAGCAAATCCAGGCAGAACTGAACTACAAACAGGCACAAGACTCCCTCAAGGATCTAGTAGCTAATCTTGACCTATCCCGTAGAGAAAAAGCTGGTTTAGATGCTCAAATCCAAGACTTAGGCAATCTGCTTCAGAAGCTGGAAAATACCTGTATCCAAATTGCTGCCTTTGGCATGGTGGGACGGGGGAAATCCTCTGTACTCAATGCCTTAGTCGGTCAACCTGTATTTGAAACTGGTGCCCTACATGGGGTGACCCAAAATGCTCAAACTGCTAATTGGCAGCCCCCTAGTCAAACCCCTAGTCAAACCTCTAGTAAAGAAACCCATAGTCCAACCCATAGCCAACAGGATATTCTCCAAGTTGCCCTACCCAGTATTGGTAATTCCCAAATTCAGCTAATCGATACCCCAGGAATTGATGAAGTAGATGGGGAAACTCGGGAAGCCTTAGCCCTAGAGGTAGCTAAACAGGCAGATTTACTGTTGTTTATTATTGCTGGTGATATGACTAAGGTAGAGTACCAAGCTCTATCGCAGTTAAGAGCTAGTGGTAAACCGATGTTACTGGTGTTCAACAAGATTGACCAATATCCTGATGCTGATCGTATAGCAATTTACAGCAAAATTCGGGATGAACGGGTCAAGCAGTTGCTTTCACCAGCAGAAATTGTGATGGTTGCTGCCTCACCTTTGGTATCTGTAGCAGTGCGATCGCCTAATGGCAAAATTCAGGTCAAGCGCCGCCGAGGGAAACCCCAGATTGAAGATTTGAAACTAAAAATTCTGGAGATTTTACATCGGGAAGGTAAATCCCTTGTTGCTCTTAACACCATGCTTTACGCCGATGAGTTGAATGAAAACTTGGTCAACCGAAAAATGAAGATTCGGGATGATAGTGCTAATCAAATTATCTGGAAAGCAGTAATAACTAAAGCATTTGTCATTGCTCTCAATCCAGTTACTGTTGTGGATCTCCTCACCGCTACTGTAGTTGATGTGGTAATGATTCTTACTTTATCCCGTCTCTATGGTATTCCTATGACTGAGCAGGGAGCTATTCAATTATTACAAAAAATCGCTATGAGTATGGGAGGTATTGGTGCTAGTGAACTCTTGGCTAACTTGGGATTGAGTAGCTTAAAAAGTATTTTAGGGATTTCTGCCCCTGTAACTGGTGGGGTTTCCCTAGCGCCATATATGTCAGTTGCCATCACCCAAGCTAGTGTTGCTGGAGTTTCTGGCTATGGTATTGGACAAATTACCAAAACCTATTTAGCCAATGGCGCATCCTGGGGAGACGATGGACCAAAAGCCGTTGTTAGACGAATTCTCTCCTCTCTAGACGAAACCTCAATTCTCCATCGCATTAAAGGAGAATTGAGGGCAAGATTAACAAAAGTTGAAGGTTGA